Proteins from a genomic interval of Paenibacillus sp. RC334:
- a CDS encoding RAMP superfamily CRISPR-associated protein: MFYSAANGNQAQYLSPSMISQQVYYTKIKEMLTKNGGYEPCEDRHCVCPACALFGMIPPDEQNTRSRTARQALGSRVRFTDATLLESSLLKERKDYYRGDIRLPAMGEPKPGAVEFYTKKPSDYQEGALFWTYDYWVKKEGKTRTPIKDSAFGIRGRKFYWHSENWKQYKDKLHGISTEFLKENINTNMTAGVRPLNHEKCPAFQFKVYYEHLTWDELNQLKWSLDFNDSACSHKIGRGKPLGFGSIQLKIEQVMQRTIDLQTGEWFMKQFPDTCREELPESDAMKDLKLITGWESKPTATISYPQIRLERTTEPREQQNNVNEEASHRWFTENAKRDKKVLPTIQEEMSANEASNWLKKIKVK; the protein is encoded by the coding sequence GTGTTCTATTCAGCAGCAAATGGAAATCAAGCTCAATATCTATCACCCTCTATGATCTCACAACAAGTATATTATACAAAAATCAAAGAAATGCTGACTAAAAATGGTGGTTATGAACCGTGTGAAGATCGTCATTGTGTGTGTCCGGCTTGTGCGCTGTTCGGTATGATCCCTCCAGATGAGCAGAACACAAGGAGCCGTACGGCTAGGCAGGCTCTAGGCTCAAGAGTTAGATTTACAGATGCAACCCTATTGGAGTCGAGTCTGTTGAAAGAAAGAAAAGATTACTATCGCGGGGATATTCGTTTGCCAGCGATGGGAGAACCCAAACCTGGGGCCGTGGAGTTTTATACAAAAAAACCGTCGGATTATCAAGAGGGAGCGCTATTTTGGACATATGATTATTGGGTTAAGAAGGAAGGGAAAACAAGGACACCAATAAAAGATTCAGCATTTGGTATTCGCGGACGGAAATTCTATTGGCATAGTGAGAATTGGAAACAGTACAAAGACAAATTACATGGTATATCGACTGAATTTCTGAAAGAAAATATAAATACAAATATGACTGCCGGCGTTCGCCCTCTTAATCATGAAAAGTGTCCAGCTTTTCAATTTAAGGTGTACTATGAACATCTGACATGGGATGAATTGAATCAATTAAAGTGGAGCCTTGATTTTAATGATTCGGCTTGTTCACACAAGATTGGGCGAGGTAAACCCTTGGGTTTTGGAAGTATACAGTTAAAAATTGAACAAGTCATGCAACGAACTATTGATTTACAAACAGGAGAATGGTTCATGAAACAATTCCCTGATACATGTCGTGAGGAGTTGCCTGAAAGTGATGCTATGAAAGATTTGAAGCTTATTACAGGTTGGGAGAGCAAACCCACGGCTACAATTTCGTATCCACAAATAAGATTGGAGAGAACGACAGAGCCTAGAGAACAGCAAAACAATGTAAATGAAGAGGCTTCACATAGATGGTTTACTGAGAACGCGAAGCGTGATAAGAAAGTTCTACCCACTATACAAGAAGAAATGTCGGCTAATGAAGCATCTAATTGGCTAAAAAAGATAAAGGTAAAATAA
- a CDS encoding RAMP superfamily CRISPR-associated protein: MTASTQGLLAIYDISGIQEYIFASNRLRENVGASRIVGEILKNDLPEVMQTVADQTQAQVKLEWYQRVGESKREAEESFDIAHKDSILAAEIVYIGGGSAIVAYRDRNYFQQVNIEFAKRIIETTYTLSMAVAHIETNFGKSDQFGTDRMRLEGELERVKAGMLRQRPAGAFPISEQESFGGLPVTSHDRKSGEGISTVQTLKRQAADDERLKVGDASSHFNEIFPLPKELKGLKWGFEMKDMVRSTGEDGYVAVVHIDGNGMGQQLKNKMEVLQNDNVSYAQAVVEMRKLSLEISEGYRENFYRVIKHIACVDSILKENMLPIRPLIMDGDDLTFICRADLAVPMAAAFLQDLESTKLKLDKQDKRISLSACAGIAIVHSHFPFSIAYDIAEECCKEAKKKRHKEKDCHRESDSYLDFHLVRGSYVQQLKDIRNNLTFKKDEQYGRPYLVSAPKLSTDPMAADSFNLLHTCLEHIQGHSDQESTWPSTWLNRLYREYLANGEKLDILIDELRSRNLHLKQLYQTKEQNNVGQLDYAEEKLSDHPHATIFDALELIDLYKSAVFSLDGAGGDSMIQAWLEITLHSELCAATGDSIAGMVDTDIATEAGLPIIPSKRIKGCLRAVGQNLLDWGIAGSSEMNALFGTIGQQHGGLLQVHDAHLYEIPDKDSGGDVVRIEDYDRFLSQAQSKSQQEQQNILNELTELRTRTAMDPISGTAQPHSLRTIRVLHKGIVLRSQVIIQESLGNGKESDKKNRSNKTKNYVKLLTDCVNGLRGIGLGNTRGLGEVSCQLIWINESHDEMQQEQQITPILSGPPEKITELPYTLHLDQPVLIPGQGGLYYSSANCIPGSAMLGALAGMYINQQGLGGKAHTNEDFARIFLNGGVQFGYAFPTVADRVFIPCPVSWQGVKNEEAAYDKANIANWNSSNENLNNMEFRGINSYVYLDQLSTEGSSETTQLLKYEPEKEVRMHHARPLDRSYGHALGSDHGPNMGQFYQYVALKKDQSFSGTLRGNIADLNKLLSCIKQNGNQLRLGRSRTAEYGNVTFKADSVASQPNLLMSVGGQRNPLNCFTISLLTPLVLADASGRVEANPAFFLEELKTRLALDIKTTELQLKFGTVSGYNSKWRMPKPQRPMLDVGSVFTITLEDTLTVGPEQIEQIRWGELTEEGCGQVKVIAAPTAAEAWNVTTIYADDHQQGEGLSIQDELQSDSAYEKLEKRISTYDRDYAKGRECAGKVKTEGLGLTKLHQLRDLFQSLTTKETLEKELQKMTVEEVKSRYKGVVEIFQKGNLNSKAFKEGYFRTLIWKVRGEKNE; the protein is encoded by the coding sequence ATGACAGCCTCCACACAAGGACTGCTTGCGATCTATGACATCAGTGGTATTCAGGAATATATTTTTGCCTCCAATCGACTGCGCGAGAATGTTGGGGCATCTCGTATTGTAGGGGAAATCCTGAAAAATGACTTGCCGGAAGTCATGCAAACTGTTGCTGACCAAACCCAAGCCCAAGTGAAACTCGAATGGTATCAGAGGGTAGGAGAAAGTAAACGAGAAGCCGAGGAATCTTTTGATATTGCACATAAGGATTCTATATTAGCGGCTGAAATTGTATATATCGGTGGGGGGAGTGCCATTGTTGCATACAGAGATCGGAATTACTTTCAACAGGTGAATATTGAGTTTGCGAAGCGGATCATTGAGACAACATACACACTTTCCATGGCAGTGGCGCATATCGAGACTAACTTTGGTAAATCTGATCAGTTCGGTACTGACCGAATGCGACTGGAGGGGGAGTTGGAGCGGGTTAAAGCGGGTATGCTGCGTCAACGTCCGGCGGGTGCTTTTCCCATATCCGAGCAAGAGAGCTTTGGCGGATTACCGGTCACCTCTCATGACAGGAAGAGCGGAGAAGGGATTTCGACAGTCCAGACTCTAAAACGTCAGGCGGCGGATGATGAACGTCTAAAAGTGGGTGATGCTAGCAGCCACTTCAATGAAATATTCCCTTTGCCTAAAGAATTGAAGGGTTTGAAGTGGGGTTTTGAAATGAAAGATATGGTTCGCTCAACTGGAGAGGATGGTTATGTAGCCGTTGTACATATTGATGGTAATGGGATGGGGCAGCAGCTTAAGAATAAGATGGAAGTATTGCAAAATGATAATGTTTCGTATGCACAAGCTGTTGTAGAAATGAGGAAACTTTCGTTGGAGATATCCGAGGGGTACCGTGAGAATTTCTACCGAGTCATCAAACATATTGCATGTGTTGATTCAATCTTAAAGGAAAATATGTTACCCATTCGACCCTTGATTATGGATGGTGACGATTTAACATTTATTTGCCGAGCTGATTTGGCGGTTCCGATGGCGGCGGCGTTTCTACAGGATTTGGAATCAACGAAGCTTAAGTTGGATAAACAAGATAAACGCATTTCGTTGTCTGCCTGTGCTGGAATTGCGATAGTACATAGTCACTTTCCGTTCAGCATTGCCTATGATATTGCCGAAGAATGCTGTAAAGAAGCAAAAAAGAAGAGACACAAAGAGAAGGACTGTCACCGGGAAAGTGATAGCTATTTGGACTTTCATTTGGTTCGGGGAAGCTATGTACAACAGTTGAAGGACATTCGTAACAATCTCACCTTTAAAAAAGATGAACAGTACGGTCGCCCGTATCTCGTGTCGGCTCCAAAATTATCAACAGATCCAATGGCAGCCGATTCATTTAACTTGCTGCATACATGCTTGGAACATATTCAGGGGCATAGCGATCAGGAGAGTACTTGGCCGAGTACGTGGTTGAACAGACTCTATCGTGAGTATCTTGCTAATGGGGAGAAACTGGATATTTTAATCGACGAATTGCGTTCTCGAAACCTGCATCTTAAGCAGCTTTATCAAACTAAGGAGCAAAATAATGTTGGGCAATTGGACTATGCTGAAGAGAAACTGTCTGACCACCCACATGCGACTATTTTTGATGCACTTGAGTTGATAGATTTGTATAAGTCAGCGGTGTTTAGTTTGGACGGAGCGGGGGGAGACTCAATGATACAAGCATGGTTAGAAATTACACTTCATAGTGAATTATGTGCGGCTACAGGTGATAGTATCGCTGGGATGGTGGATACAGATATAGCGACTGAAGCGGGATTGCCTATCATTCCATCCAAGCGAATTAAAGGCTGTCTACGCGCCGTTGGGCAGAATTTGCTCGATTGGGGGATAGCTGGTTCTTCTGAGATGAACGCTCTTTTTGGAACAATTGGGCAACAGCATGGTGGATTACTACAAGTTCATGACGCTCATCTCTACGAAATCCCCGACAAAGATTCAGGAGGTGACGTCGTCCGAATTGAAGATTATGACCGATTTTTAAGTCAGGCTCAAAGTAAGTCCCAACAGGAACAGCAGAATATTCTCAATGAACTAACGGAATTACGTACTCGCACTGCAATGGACCCGATTAGCGGAACAGCACAACCCCATTCATTACGTACAATACGTGTGTTGCATAAGGGGATAGTGCTCAGAAGTCAAGTTATCATTCAAGAAAGTCTTGGTAACGGTAAAGAGAGCGACAAGAAAAATCGGTCGAATAAAACTAAAAACTATGTAAAATTACTAACAGATTGTGTCAATGGCTTACGTGGAATAGGGCTAGGGAATACAAGAGGGCTAGGTGAGGTCAGTTGTCAGCTAATCTGGATCAATGAATCACATGATGAGATGCAACAAGAACAGCAAATAACACCCATTCTTTCCGGTCCTCCAGAGAAAATCACGGAACTGCCGTATACATTGCACCTGGACCAGCCGGTATTAATCCCTGGTCAAGGCGGGCTATATTACAGTAGTGCGAATTGCATTCCAGGCTCGGCTATGTTGGGGGCACTGGCAGGGATGTATATAAACCAGCAGGGGCTGGGTGGAAAAGCCCATACGAATGAAGATTTTGCTCGAATCTTTCTGAATGGAGGCGTGCAGTTCGGATATGCTTTTCCAACCGTAGCTGACAGAGTATTCATTCCTTGTCCAGTTAGCTGGCAAGGTGTTAAAAACGAAGAAGCAGCTTACGATAAGGCAAATATAGCGAACTGGAACTCTAGTAATGAAAATTTGAATAATATGGAGTTTAGAGGCATTAACTCCTATGTCTATCTGGATCAACTTTCAACAGAAGGAAGTTCAGAAACTACACAACTACTGAAATACGAGCCGGAAAAAGAAGTGCGTATGCATCATGCACGACCACTTGATCGGTCATATGGACATGCACTGGGTTCTGATCATGGCCCTAATATGGGGCAATTCTATCAGTATGTAGCACTGAAAAAGGATCAATCCTTCTCAGGGACGCTTCGTGGAAATATAGCAGATTTAAATAAACTATTATCATGTATTAAGCAAAACGGTAACCAGCTTCGGCTAGGGCGCTCTCGTACAGCAGAGTATGGGAATGTCACTTTTAAGGCAGATTCTGTAGCTTCACAGCCTAATCTATTGATGTCCGTGGGTGGGCAGCGGAATCCTTTGAATTGTTTTACAATTAGCCTGCTCACACCACTAGTTCTGGCTGATGCAAGTGGGCGCGTGGAGGCGAATCCTGCTTTCTTCCTGGAAGAATTGAAGACAAGGCTTGCTCTTGACATTAAGACTACAGAACTCCAACTGAAATTTGGTACAGTCTCGGGTTACAACTCGAAATGGCGTATGCCCAAACCGCAACGTCCAATGCTGGACGTCGGTTCGGTGTTCACGATCACACTGGAAGATACACTAACGGTAGGGCCTGAACAAATTGAGCAAATACGCTGGGGAGAGTTGACCGAGGAAGGCTGTGGGCAAGTTAAGGTAATAGCTGCTCCAACAGCAGCAGAAGCATGGAATGTCACTACTATTTATGCTGATGATCATCAACAAGGTGAAGGTCTTTCCATACAAGACGAGCTTCAATCAGATTCTGCGTATGAAAAGCTGGAAAAGCGAATCAGCACGTATGATCGCGATTATGCAAAAGGACGGGAATGTGCTGGAAAAGTGAAAACCGAGGGGCTTGGATTGACCAAGCTTCATCAGCTACGGGACTTATTCCAAAGCTTGACCACTAAAGAAACCTTAGAGAAAGAACTCCAAAAAATGACTGTTGAAGAAGTGAAGTCCCGGTATAAGGGGGTCGTTGAAATTTTTCAAAAAGGGAATTTGAATAGCAAAGCCTTTAAAGAGGGGTACTTTAGAACGCTGATATGGAAGGTGAGGGGAGAAAAGAATGAATAA
- a CDS encoding DUF6602 domain-containing protein — protein MSKLTQTTDQKDSTESHVSPVETIQAITENYTDQEAAIVRQLKLKIPNHNLTTGTTRELVWGELFRSMIPKKFCIDQGVFIIDSFGNISAEVDLAIFDEQYTPYIFCFGNIKFIPIEAVAVAIQCKSKSTSNASDWAGTIKPLKTSLDSVYRIIGGLCDNGLEQSTPPKGQTSTRPILILCTSVEGANITKATYEKFDIVLNVGEKNALQKTIKNEDKDYSEWYKDLNHYGLDRYGEVDEEKYKKLVNENAIKPMGKKLSSLKVSDTDEKVENVLLSLTFQLNQLLMLINNPIPFPHQAYATMFNENYAKYKKIVQEKEQKKEQKK, from the coding sequence ATGAGTAAGCTAACACAAACAACAGATCAAAAAGATTCAACTGAATCGCATGTATCACCTGTAGAAACAATTCAAGCTATTACAGAAAATTATACTGATCAGGAGGCAGCGATTGTTAGACAATTAAAGCTCAAAATCCCTAATCATAATCTAACCACTGGGACTACTCGTGAACTAGTATGGGGCGAATTGTTTAGATCTATGATCCCCAAAAAGTTTTGTATTGACCAGGGTGTGTTTATTATTGATTCATTTGGCAACATTTCGGCGGAAGTAGATTTAGCTATTTTTGATGAACAGTACACCCCGTATATTTTTTGTTTTGGAAATATAAAGTTTATCCCTATTGAGGCAGTTGCGGTAGCAATTCAATGTAAGAGTAAATCTACTAGCAATGCTAGTGACTGGGCAGGGACGATAAAGCCACTGAAAACATCCCTTGACTCTGTCTATCGCATAATCGGTGGCTTGTGTGACAATGGACTGGAGCAATCAACACCACCTAAGGGGCAGACCTCGACACGCCCAATCCTGATTCTCTGTACATCTGTAGAAGGTGCAAATATTACTAAAGCTACTTATGAGAAATTTGACATCGTGTTAAATGTGGGTGAGAAGAATGCCCTACAAAAAACAATAAAAAACGAAGATAAAGACTACAGCGAGTGGTATAAAGATTTGAATCATTACGGTCTTGATCGCTATGGGGAAGTGGATGAGGAAAAATATAAAAAACTTGTGAATGAGAACGCGATCAAGCCGATGGGCAAGAAATTATCCTCATTAAAAGTGAGTGACACTGATGAAAAAGTAGAAAACGTTCTTCTGTCTCTAACCTTCCAGCTGAACCAACTACTTATGTTGATCAACAATCCCATCCCGTTTCCACATCAAGCTTATGCGACAATGTTCAACGAAAACTATGCCAAGTACAAAAAAATAGTACAGGAAAAAGAACAAAAGAAGGAACAAAAAAAATAA
- the cas6 gene encoding CRISPR system precrRNA processing endoribonuclease RAMP protein Cas6, with translation MFEHINTLTLRVVFTAEGKGELPLYLGSTLRGIMGHCIREFVCTRPNVQCHKCELSPDCAYAKNFCSPGNEAGAVNPYVIHSLTRDKLRWEPQDECQFDITLIGDATEHAGLFIDALLEMENKGWGSARLPFRLQQIIDPERQALIWSSSKLWMRNCLPRPLSCEQRRAHTAVVRFDSPVRILVSKQLRRQLTFAEMIHSLTRRIALLSHAYTGHILQWDEQAMLNEANKIRTVAADWKQVDFERYSMTRGGKLPLPAIKGWAQYEGDLTPFTPILKAGEQLHIGKNATIGFGHYQVNYN, from the coding sequence ATGTTTGAACACATCAATACTTTAACACTTCGAGTGGTTTTTACCGCTGAGGGCAAAGGAGAATTACCTCTCTACCTGGGTTCTACGTTACGTGGGATTATGGGTCATTGTATCCGGGAATTTGTGTGCACGCGACCTAATGTACAATGTCATAAATGTGAACTGTCGCCAGACTGTGCTTATGCTAAAAACTTTTGTTCACCAGGAAATGAAGCAGGTGCTGTAAATCCTTATGTGATTCACTCACTTACCAGAGACAAGCTACGATGGGAACCACAGGATGAGTGCCAATTCGATATCACGCTAATTGGTGATGCAACGGAACATGCAGGTCTTTTTATTGATGCACTACTAGAAATGGAAAATAAAGGTTGGGGATCGGCTAGACTACCCTTTCGACTTCAGCAGATCATAGACCCTGAACGTCAGGCTCTGATTTGGAGTTCAAGTAAATTATGGATGAGGAATTGTCTACCACGTCCACTAAGTTGTGAGCAACGTCGTGCTCATACTGCCGTCGTCCGCTTTGATAGCCCGGTTCGCATATTGGTAAGTAAGCAATTGCGCAGGCAATTAACTTTTGCGGAGATGATTCATTCTCTTACGCGGAGGATTGCGTTGCTTTCGCACGCCTATACAGGTCACATCCTGCAATGGGATGAGCAGGCGATGTTGAATGAAGCGAACAAAATTAGAACCGTTGCAGCAGATTGGAAACAGGTGGATTTTGAACGTTATTCTATGACCAGAGGGGGAAAACTGCCTCTTCCAGCCATCAAAGGCTGGGCGCAGTACGAGGGGGATTTAACACCTTTTACACCAATTCTTAAAGCTGGCGAACAACTTCATATTGGGAAAAACGCCACGATTGGATTCGGGCACTATCAGGTGAATTATAATTAG
- a CDS encoding ArpU family phage packaging/lysis transcriptional regulator, producing the protein MGKRRKNNLQLTFNILPIDEKATRLAVEEYLEIVRQYRQINFVRREAAITQAYSYREHQSTNAISKQTEDIAIYNVDRDAKLQAKDRLLELAMSKLSSIQREVIQRSYLDNEAEFDYISCGEMGMSESTFRRIKIEALSILAAALRLEVIKEQTNYGSEVVC; encoded by the coding sequence ATGGGGAAGAGAAGAAAAAACAACTTACAACTGACTTTTAACATTCTGCCGATTGATGAGAAAGCCACCCGCCTTGCGGTGGAGGAATATCTGGAGATAGTTCGGCAGTATCGACAGATTAATTTTGTGCGGCGCGAGGCGGCAATTACGCAAGCCTATTCATATAGAGAACATCAGTCTACCAATGCAATCAGTAAGCAGACGGAGGACATCGCCATTTACAACGTGGATAGAGATGCAAAGCTTCAGGCTAAAGATCGGCTGTTGGAGCTTGCAATGAGCAAATTGTCCAGTATACAAAGAGAGGTTATTCAGCGGAGCTATTTAGACAATGAGGCTGAATTTGATTATATAAGTTGCGGGGAGATGGGAATGAGCGAGAGTACGTTTAGGAGGATCAAGATCGAGGCATTAAGCATTTTAGCTGCTGCATTGAGACTGGAAGTGATTAAAGAACAAACAAACTATGGAAGTGAAGTTGTTTGTTAA
- the csx19 gene encoding CRISPR-associated protein Csx19, which yields MSTLTIMEQRTFVSYKTVEESNLLELLKQWFVMPSDTSETYVYGVMNDQVAIGRYYNQQLWMGHAQSWDVKELKSIEDVKQLRELRIFNVDQELRALRVGQQFRLRLLQDNHSHASASDDQDDQVNLSDQVELSGDFEQSGPRIWSSLDEKHKLWGSADVSKSKLNDIQEHKWTPLVAARGTRLYFPGELKQGAQKAVQIRNYIDFNPVANKLGAYTPIYRFVDERFVDFVDCD from the coding sequence ATGAGTACATTAACCATCATGGAACAAAGAACCTTTGTATCTTACAAGACAGTAGAAGAAAGTAATCTTCTTGAATTGTTAAAGCAGTGGTTTGTCATGCCAAGCGATACCTCAGAAACTTATGTATATGGGGTCATGAATGATCAGGTAGCTATAGGTCGGTATTATAATCAGCAACTATGGATGGGTCATGCTCAGTCTTGGGACGTTAAGGAGTTAAAATCAATAGAAGATGTGAAGCAATTACGTGAGTTGAGAATTTTCAATGTGGATCAGGAGCTTCGAGCCCTTCGTGTGGGTCAACAATTCCGTTTGCGGTTGCTACAAGACAATCATAGTCACGCTTCTGCTTCTGACGATCAGGATGATCAAGTAAATCTATCAGATCAGGTCGAGTTATCAGGTGATTTTGAACAGTCAGGCCCACGGATTTGGAGTAGCCTCGACGAAAAACATAAACTTTGGGGTTCGGCGGATGTTTCCAAATCAAAGCTCAACGACATACAAGAACACAAATGGACACCTTTGGTTGCCGCGCGGGGAACCAGGCTGTATTTTCCAGGAGAACTTAAGCAAGGTGCACAAAAAGCAGTTCAGATTCGGAATTACATTGATTTTAATCCGGTTGCTAATAAGCTTGGAGCCTATACGCCAATTTATCGGTTCGTAGATGAACGTTTTGTTGATTTCGTTGATTGTGATTGA
- a CDS encoding RAMP superfamily CRISPR-associated protein yields the protein MNKQSKPTEHLKLTGKITERYCIQLTGRLGSPLLAGSGDDRNTDSDVIVDYTGRPFVPGSALAGAFRHFLQENVQGADNKSVVQQVLHFLFGGSSAISTPTGLTDAGQQSRLIIYDMSLEDESAVIGIRDGVKLDSYKSAEDEGKYEVQMVEAGAGFILRLEWLRRDTDSLHLGQQSGHVDIAVSVANLLMKLIDGLVSGDLTIGAKGRRGFGKLQINQVHMRRFDYTDRSQATKWLVWNWRHKDAFDKQTEIKQWQAGSSKLPGFVRVGDHDISRYCKLVVPLRIRHTLMIRSYLTKGFQENGVPVFEQLRKSSQAGNGQENPAVIPGTSWMGAIRERLNVLLEEVGVTDGQMRRGKLEKLFGTRIGAERNDNGRTHSNSLIASLIRVEESVVAGGHPLTMTRNKIDRFTGGTVEGALFTSIPWVGGATELVLRWERASYLISDAAICGLLLWIVRDLEEGLLAVGGETAIGRGLFSKDSTKPITLDGQPLLESAYSPYYLAALKWCQAEHIEQGANT from the coding sequence ATGAATAAGCAATCAAAGCCTACAGAGCATCTCAAACTAACGGGTAAGATTACCGAGCGATATTGCATCCAATTAACAGGTCGTCTGGGGTCCCCCTTACTTGCAGGCTCGGGTGATGACCGGAATACAGATAGTGACGTCATTGTCGATTATACGGGTCGTCCTTTCGTACCTGGAAGTGCATTAGCGGGCGCATTCCGTCATTTTTTGCAAGAGAATGTACAAGGGGCAGACAACAAATCTGTTGTTCAGCAGGTTCTTCATTTTCTATTCGGCGGATCTTCAGCAATATCCACTCCAACGGGTCTTACGGATGCTGGACAACAAAGCCGGTTGATCATTTATGATATGTCTTTGGAAGATGAGAGCGCAGTGATAGGAATCCGTGATGGAGTTAAGCTTGATTCCTATAAGTCAGCAGAAGATGAAGGGAAATACGAAGTACAAATGGTTGAAGCGGGCGCAGGCTTTATATTGCGATTGGAATGGCTGCGACGAGATACCGACAGCCTTCATCTTGGACAACAGTCCGGACATGTAGATATTGCTGTATCAGTGGCCAATCTTTTAATGAAATTAATAGATGGTTTGGTAAGCGGTGATCTTACAATTGGAGCCAAAGGTCGCCGGGGGTTTGGTAAATTACAGATTAACCAGGTACATATGCGCCGATTTGATTACACCGACCGAAGCCAAGCAACGAAATGGCTTGTATGGAATTGGCGACATAAGGATGCTTTTGACAAACAAACGGAAATCAAGCAGTGGCAAGCAGGTAGCAGTAAGCTTCCAGGTTTTGTACGTGTGGGAGATCACGATATTTCAAGGTACTGCAAGCTGGTGGTGCCATTGCGAATTCGTCATACCCTTATGATTCGCAGTTATTTGACAAAAGGCTTTCAGGAAAATGGGGTTCCAGTTTTTGAGCAACTTCGTAAGAGTAGCCAAGCAGGGAACGGACAGGAGAATCCAGCAGTGATCCCCGGAACCAGTTGGATGGGTGCCATCAGAGAACGCCTTAATGTTCTGCTCGAAGAAGTGGGTGTGACAGATGGGCAAATGAGACGAGGGAAGCTGGAGAAATTATTTGGGACTCGTATCGGTGCTGAAAGAAATGACAATGGTAGAACCCATTCCAACTCTCTTATCGCATCACTCATTCGAGTAGAGGAATCCGTCGTAGCGGGTGGGCACCCACTGACCATGACGAGGAACAAAATTGATCGATTCACCGGAGGAACGGTTGAAGGTGCTTTGTTCACGTCTATACCTTGGGTGGGTGGAGCTACAGAGCTAGTGCTACGTTGGGAAAGAGCAAGCTACCTGATTTCAGATGCGGCTATTTGTGGATTACTACTGTGGATTGTGCGTGACTTGGAAGAAGGCTTGCTTGCAGTCGGTGGGGAAACAGCAATTGGACGTGGATTATTTTCAAAAGATAGCACTAAACCGATTACCCTGGACGGACAGCCTTTACTAGAATCAGCATATAGCCCTTACTATCTTGCTGCCTTGAAGTGGTGTCAAGCTGAACATATAGAGCAAGGAGCGAATACATGA
- a CDS encoding RAMP superfamily CRISPR-associated protein, whose translation MKSNQYQGVAPEERFINPYNFVPLEAQCERQPINAYKEGKELYSGYIDCSMHLKTPIFIPNSSGECVLSNMKSKNDDKYEKSYDFFSYDDLSHCKPGDRKEVYSVPVIPGSEIRGVVRSVFEAAFNGCLSTIDTGRVLHRRSAANDVKKPGILRYDTDQEKWFVYSCDRIMLNRRFDKLDKKDKHKHGKFMSNEEYNGYDEGQKIYFKKSDNEYDNKYYMPYVVDDFFVGEPTQDMDNLWQEGYLHKGEPFGTKKHHESVFYFETKNISKRLTVDEKTLDNFLAVLNLYEENNKEKKRVHLIPDMQPIKSKRYPK comes from the coding sequence ATGAAGTCAAATCAGTATCAGGGAGTAGCTCCAGAAGAGCGATTTATTAATCCCTATAATTTTGTTCCTTTAGAAGCTCAATGTGAGCGACAACCTATAAATGCCTACAAAGAGGGAAAGGAACTTTACTCGGGTTATATAGATTGCTCAATGCATCTGAAAACGCCTATATTCATTCCAAATTCTTCAGGAGAATGTGTCTTAAGTAATATGAAGAGCAAAAATGATGATAAATATGAAAAGAGCTATGATTTCTTTTCTTATGATGATTTAAGCCATTGTAAGCCAGGAGATCGAAAGGAAGTATATAGCGTACCTGTCATTCCTGGTTCAGAGATTCGTGGTGTGGTGAGAAGCGTATTTGAGGCAGCGTTTAATGGGTGTCTATCTACCATAGATACTGGGCGAGTCCTGCACCGGCGTTCAGCGGCAAATGATGTTAAAAAGCCTGGTATATTAAGATATGACACAGATCAAGAAAAATGGTTCGTTTATTCGTGTGATCGAATCATGTTGAACAGGCGGTTTGATAAACTCGACAAAAAAGATAAACATAAACACGGCAAATTTATGAGCAATGAGGAATATAATGGTTATGATGAAGGTCAAAAAATTTATTTTAAAAAGTCTGATAATGAGTATGACAATAAATATTATATGCCTTATGTAGTTGATGATTTTTTTGTAGGGGAACCCACCCAGGACATGGATAATTTATGGCAGGAGGGATATTTACACAAGGGTGAACCTTTTGGAACGAAAAAGCATCACGAGTCCGTGTTTTATTTTGAAACAAAGAATATTAGCAAGAGGCTGACGGTGGATGAGAAGACATTAGACAATTTTCTGGCTGTCCTGAATCTTTATGAGGAAAATAATAAAGAAAAAAAGAGGGTTCACCTCATACCGGATATGCAGCCTATAAAAAGCAAACGTTATCCAAAATAA